The following coding sequences lie in one Treponema socranskii subsp. buccale genomic window:
- a CDS encoding ABC transporter substrate-binding protein, translating into MKKFPMIIGCACIVAHIFAVGSTDGGNGAASDKVQIRFLAMAQAAYSEQNVNDMTADFMKKHPNIVVQTEFVPYEELRNKTILAYGSNNPYDAVLVDDIWYAEYAQKGIISDITAQVPESYKKGVLAGGWNFTTKKGKIVGLPWFLDCMYLFYNKNMLARAGYTKGPATIEEMVEMAKAIKAKGICEYPFAFSLAQAEALICVYSNFLEAYGAEYQDKNGNWIVDKTGVKALELLVQLKKDKLLNPNSTEYLEEDVRRVFSSGDCAFTMNWLYMYALASDPAESKLTKAQVGISVLPGIKGGKKYAAMSGSMGLSVVSKTKHPKEALEYILYLCSKEVQDKYSNLQLPVWTASYDDPAIISGKEELAATAKIAFNIMNARPSVASYQEASAVLQQYIQKALYGELSPQEALRKAVAEMSRM; encoded by the coding sequence ATGAAAAAATTCCCGATGATTATCGGATGCGCTTGTATCGTTGCGCATATTTTCGCTGTCGGCAGTACGGACGGCGGAAACGGAGCTGCTTCGGACAAAGTACAAATCCGCTTTCTCGCCATGGCACAAGCCGCTTATTCCGAACAAAACGTCAACGATATGACCGCCGACTTTATGAAAAAGCATCCGAATATCGTTGTACAAACCGAATTCGTACCCTACGAAGAGCTTCGGAATAAAACGATATTGGCATACGGGTCAAACAATCCTTACGATGCTGTATTGGTTGACGATATTTGGTATGCCGAATATGCCCAAAAAGGTATCATTTCCGATATTACCGCACAAGTGCCGGAGTCCTACAAAAAAGGCGTCCTTGCCGGCGGTTGGAATTTTACTACAAAAAAAGGCAAAATTGTCGGACTGCCGTGGTTTTTGGACTGCATGTATCTTTTTTATAATAAAAATATGCTCGCCCGTGCCGGCTATACAAAAGGACCCGCAACGATCGAAGAAATGGTTGAAATGGCAAAAGCAATCAAAGCAAAAGGTATTTGCGAATATCCTTTCGCATTCAGCCTTGCGCAAGCCGAAGCTTTAATTTGCGTATATTCCAACTTTTTGGAAGCGTACGGAGCGGAATACCAGGATAAAAACGGCAATTGGATTGTCGATAAAACCGGGGTCAAAGCGCTGGAACTGCTTGTACAGTTAAAAAAAGACAAACTCTTAAATCCCAATTCTACGGAATATCTCGAAGAAGACGTTCGCAGAGTTTTTTCCAGCGGCGACTGCGCTTTTACGATGAACTGGCTTTATATGTACGCATTGGCTTCCGATCCTGCCGAAAGCAAATTGACAAAAGCTCAAGTCGGTATTTCCGTCCTCCCCGGCATAAAAGGAGGCAAAAAATACGCGGCAATGAGCGGGTCTATGGGTCTGTCGGTCGTTTCAAAAACAAAACATCCTAAAGAAGCGCTGGAATATATTCTGTATCTGTGCAGCAAAGAGGTTCAGGATAAATATTCGAATCTTCAGCTTCCGGTATGGACGGCGTCGTATGACGATCCGGCCATCATCTCCGGTAAAGAAGAGCTGGCTGCGACCGCAAAAATCGCATTTAATATTATGAATGCACGCCCCAGCGTTGCAAGCTATCAGGAAGCCAGCGCCGTTTTGCAGCAGTATATACAAAAAGCGCTGTACGGAGAACTCAGTCCGCAGGAAGCGCTGCGCAAAGCCGTCGCTGAAATGAGCAGAATGTAA
- a CDS encoding IclR family transcriptional regulator: MANDYGVQSIERALDIIEAVAANKNSAVLTKIAEKTGLHKSTAYRIIATLLKRGYLKKNEDGTYKIGLKLIEAVSYYIDSLELQTEVRPYIAQITAKFGLTSHLGILEGDKVVYIEKMDIFSNIKLYSQIGLRMHAYCSSLGKCLLANFSNTQLRSIMGRTEFTRFTPNTITTIEALQKEIDSVRQRGWAIDNEEFEIGHRCIGAPVYDYRGDIIAAISASGSTSILTDERIPEIVEYLKQTAAEISQNMGYVP; the protein is encoded by the coding sequence ATGGCGAATGATTACGGCGTTCAGTCTATTGAACGGGCATTGGATATCATCGAAGCGGTAGCGGCAAATAAAAATTCCGCCGTGCTGACGAAAATCGCCGAAAAAACAGGTCTGCATAAAAGTACGGCGTACCGCATTATTGCGACGCTGCTCAAGCGCGGTTATTTAAAAAAGAATGAAGACGGTACATATAAAATCGGATTGAAGCTTATCGAAGCGGTGAGCTACTACATCGACAGTTTGGAGCTGCAAACGGAAGTGCGTCCGTACATCGCACAGATTACGGCAAAGTTCGGGCTTACGTCGCATTTGGGCATTTTGGAAGGCGATAAAGTAGTTTATATCGAAAAGATGGATATATTTTCGAATATCAAATTGTATTCGCAAATCGGACTGCGTATGCATGCATACTGTTCTTCGCTCGGCAAGTGCCTTTTGGCAAATTTTTCCAATACGCAGCTCCGATCGATTATGGGAAGAACCGAATTCACGCGTTTTACTCCGAATACGATTACGACGATTGAAGCGCTGCAAAAAGAAATCGATTCGGTCAGGCAGCGGGGCTGGGCGATCGACAACGAAGAATTCGAAATCGGACACCGCTGTATCGGCGCGCCGGTATACGATTATCGGGGCGATATAATCGCGGCAATAAGCGCAAGCGGCAGCACGAGTATACTCACTGACGAGCGGATTCCCGAAATAGTCGAATACCTGAAACAAACCGCCGCGGAGATTTCTCAAAATATGGGCTACGTGCCGTAA
- a CDS encoding aminopeptidase — protein MDEKFINDYKKFLDGGKTERECTARIIEAAEKRGYKDIAAYKTLKAGDKVYVQKMHKTVALFEIGTGSLEDGMNILGAHIDSPRLDVKQNPVYEKDCIVYLNTHYYGGIKKYQWVTLPLAIHGVVCKTDGSVINVTIGEAAGDPVFCVSDILPHLAQEQMKEKASDFIPGENLDLILSSGIPQKKDKQKEQSDEKSSKNKEKYKKAVLKLLKSKYNIDEGDFASAELEIVPAGLSRDCGIDRSLILAYGQDDRACAFTSVQALFDSSAKARTNCCLCVDKEEIGSVGATGMGSHLLENAVAEIISRMSGGYSDLTLRRCLANSAMLSSDVNAAFDPMNGNLYDKDNSSFLGGGIVFNKYTGSRGKYSASDANPEFIAKVRALMEKNDIPFQMAELGKVDQGGGGTIAYLAAKYGMDVLDAGVSVLSMHAPWELTNKEDICTAYNCYKIFLSLEK, from the coding sequence ATGGACGAAAAATTTATTAACGATTACAAAAAATTTTTAGACGGCGGAAAAACCGAACGCGAGTGTACCGCACGGATCATCGAAGCGGCGGAAAAACGCGGTTATAAAGATATCGCGGCATATAAAACGCTGAAAGCCGGCGATAAAGTGTATGTGCAAAAAATGCACAAAACCGTCGCACTGTTTGAAATCGGTACGGGCAGTCTCGAAGACGGCATGAATATCCTCGGCGCGCACATCGATTCGCCGCGCCTGGACGTAAAGCAAAATCCCGTTTATGAAAAAGACTGTATCGTGTATTTGAATACGCACTATTACGGCGGTATTAAAAAATATCAGTGGGTAACGCTGCCGCTTGCGATTCACGGCGTTGTGTGCAAAACCGACGGCAGCGTCATCAATGTGACGATCGGCGAAGCTGCGGGCGATCCGGTGTTTTGCGTATCGGACATTTTGCCGCACCTCGCACAGGAGCAGATGAAAGAAAAAGCGTCGGATTTTATTCCCGGCGAAAACCTCGACCTCATTTTGAGTTCCGGCATTCCGCAAAAAAAAGACAAACAAAAAGAACAAAGCGATGAAAAATCTTCGAAGAATAAAGAGAAATATAAAAAAGCCGTTTTAAAATTATTAAAATCGAAATACAATATCGATGAAGGAGACTTCGCATCCGCCGAACTTGAAATCGTTCCGGCAGGCTTATCGCGCGACTGCGGCATCGATCGATCGCTCATCCTCGCATACGGGCAGGACGACCGCGCATGCGCATTTACGTCGGTGCAGGCGCTCTTCGACAGCTCGGCTAAAGCGCGCACGAACTGCTGCCTCTGCGTCGACAAAGAAGAGATCGGAAGCGTAGGAGCTACGGGCATGGGTTCGCACTTGCTCGAAAATGCGGTCGCCGAAATCATTTCGCGCATGAGCGGCGGCTACAGCGATTTGACGCTCAGGCGCTGCCTTGCAAATTCCGCGATGCTTTCAAGCGACGTCAACGCGGCATTCGATCCGATGAACGGCAACCTCTACGATAAAGACAATTCATCGTTTCTCGGCGGCGGAATCGTCTTTAACAAATATACTGGAAGCCGAGGCAAATATTCCGCGAGCGATGCGAACCCCGAATTCATCGCAAAAGTCCGCGCGCTCATGGAAAAAAACGACATCCCGTTTCAAATGGCCGAACTCGGAAAAGTCGATCAGGGCGGCGGCGGTACGATCGCCTATCTTGCGGCAAAGTACGGCATGGACGTACTCGACGCGGGCGTTTCGGTTTTAAGTATGCACGCGCCGTGGGAATTGACGAACAAAGAAGACATCTGCACGGCGTATAATTGTTATAAAATATTTTTATCGCTCGAAAAATAA
- a CDS encoding chemotaxis protein CheX produces MDVKIINPFLVSCENAFKNMFDMPPQHKDPYLLDPNAGHAWEISGLLGITGDYNGVVAFRLHKILADKMLERSGIEIVMESEREELAKQLVSEFTNIIAGNAASEIKNKDIKVSPPVVVAGKDHTLSWPKTYPIVGIPFTTQYGPFEVDVCFK; encoded by the coding sequence ATGGACGTTAAAATTATTAATCCGTTTTTAGTTTCATGCGAAAATGCATTCAAAAACATGTTCGATATGCCGCCGCAGCATAAAGATCCGTATCTGCTCGACCCGAATGCCGGCCATGCGTGGGAGATTTCGGGGTTGCTCGGTATTACGGGCGACTACAACGGTGTCGTTGCCTTTCGACTGCATAAAATCCTCGCGGATAAAATGCTGGAACGCTCGGGTATAGAGATCGTTATGGAATCGGAGCGGGAAGAACTTGCAAAACAGCTCGTAAGCGAGTTTACGAATATCATCGCGGGAAATGCGGCTTCGGAAATTAAAAACAAAGATATAAAAGTATCACCCCCTGTTGTCGTTGCAGGAAAAGATCATACGCTTTCGTGGCCGAAAACTTACCCGATCGTGGGTATTCCGTTTACGACGCAGTACGGACCTTTTGAAGTTGACGTGTGTTTTAAATAG
- a CDS encoding ROK family protein: MKNNVAWGFDLGGTQMRCALVEGSAVKSRIFRCATQRDRPPADIVNDIISLIQTAEKETGKKGLPVGMGVPTSITNGCLDTCENLPTMPNYPLAKELSQRLGRTVVLENDASCFVLGEYALFDDGVKKTLLGFTLGTSIGMGIIINGKLFKGARGQAGEIWRSPISIAGDESDASVEKDQIVDRCLGGRFLGSLYKKFSGTEISGAQIHEKAVQNDPAALQCFAVYGRRLGAFLCQAVNMFDPHAIVFGGSVSSDYAFFAPEFSNFSALKGIQIYKTKAGDTAPILGAASLIQY; this comes from the coding sequence ATGAAAAATAACGTCGCTTGGGGTTTCGACCTCGGCGGAACGCAAATGCGCTGCGCTCTTGTTGAAGGTTCGGCCGTTAAAAGCAGGATTTTCCGCTGTGCCACACAGCGCGACCGCCCTCCCGCGGATATAGTAAACGATATTATATCTTTGATTCAAACGGCCGAAAAAGAAACGGGAAAAAAAGGGCTTCCGGTCGGGATGGGTGTTCCTACATCGATTACAAACGGCTGTCTTGATACTTGCGAAAATCTGCCGACCATGCCGAATTACCCTTTGGCAAAAGAACTTTCGCAGCGTTTAGGCAGAACGGTCGTCTTGGAAAACGACGCGTCGTGTTTCGTTTTGGGAGAATACGCGCTGTTTGACGATGGGGTAAAAAAGACCCTGCTCGGCTTTACACTCGGAACGAGCATCGGGATGGGGATTATCATAAACGGAAAGCTTTTTAAAGGCGCACGCGGACAAGCGGGCGAAATTTGGCGCTCGCCGATATCTATAGCCGGCGATGAAAGCGATGCGAGCGTAGAAAAAGATCAAATCGTCGACCGCTGTCTGGGAGGTCGTTTTTTGGGAAGTTTGTATAAAAAATTTTCAGGTACGGAAATTTCCGGGGCGCAAATACACGAAAAAGCGGTGCAAAACGATCCTGCCGCCTTGCAGTGTTTTGCAGTATACGGCCGTCGCCTCGGTGCGTTTTTGTGTCAGGCCGTCAATATGTTCGATCCGCATGCGATAGTTTTCGGCGGTTCGGTTTCATCGGACTACGCGTTTTTTGCACCGGAGTTTTCCAACTTTTCCGCTTTAAAAGGAATTCAAATATATAAAACAAAGGCGGGAGATACGGCGCCCATTTTAGGCGCCGCATCGCTGATACAATATTAA
- a CDS encoding RluA family pseudouridine synthase, protein MEKPSTQYKREHKIDFGRERIDILYEDAYIVVIHKPSGMLSVPYPGSKARTALDVLCRIMRSKGTYSQRHRPFVVHRLDRDTSGVMLFALSEQVQRSLMRSWQKVVSKRIYRAVAENPKGPALPDSGVIDAPLAYNAYNIGFVPKADDKPSDKAYRIKRFDKNKTTYVKHLDFSGGKAKFKTVEARTRYRIVERGRTHTLFELDLDTGKKNQIRAHLASKGCPIAGDETHRARTDPFCRLALHARTIEFVHPATHKTVRFEVPEPEAWLEYVRRGDEIPELPVWRKERGMRGKPALPRDFAASQKGGTGGAVYEKNNN, encoded by the coding sequence ATGGAAAAGCCGAGCACGCAATACAAGCGCGAACATAAAATCGATTTCGGACGCGAGCGAATCGATATCCTCTATGAAGATGCGTATATCGTTGTCATACATAAACCGTCGGGCATGCTTTCCGTTCCGTATCCGGGCAGCAAAGCGCGGACGGCGCTCGACGTGCTCTGCCGCATCATGAGGAGCAAAGGCACGTATTCGCAGCGGCATCGTCCCTTCGTCGTACACCGCCTCGACCGCGACACGTCCGGCGTTATGCTCTTTGCGCTGAGCGAGCAGGTACAGCGCTCGCTTATGCGTTCTTGGCAAAAAGTCGTCAGTAAGCGGATATATCGTGCCGTTGCCGAAAATCCGAAAGGGCCTGCGCTTCCCGATTCCGGCGTCATCGACGCGCCTCTTGCGTACAACGCGTACAATATCGGCTTCGTTCCGAAAGCGGACGATAAGCCTTCCGATAAAGCGTACCGGATAAAACGATTCGATAAAAATAAAACGACTTACGTGAAACATCTCGATTTTTCCGGCGGAAAGGCGAAGTTTAAAACGGTCGAAGCGCGTACACGCTATCGCATCGTAGAGCGGGGGCGGACGCATACGCTTTTCGAGCTCGACCTCGATACCGGCAAAAAAAATCAAATACGCGCGCACCTCGCGTCGAAAGGCTGTCCGATTGCGGGAGATGAAACGCACCGCGCTCGTACCGATCCGTTTTGCCGCCTTGCGCTTCACGCGCGTACTATCGAATTCGTCCATCCCGCAACGCACAAAACCGTACGCTTCGAAGTTCCCGAACCCGAAGCTTGGCTCGAATATGTCCGTCGCGGCGATGAAATACCTGAGCTTCCGGTATGGCGGAAGGAAAGAGGAATGCGCGGTAAGCCGGCTTTGCCGCGCGATTTTGCCGCTTCGCAAAAGGGCGGCACGGGCGGTGCAGTATATGAAAAAAATAATAATTAA
- a CDS encoding carbohydrate ABC transporter permease, giving the protein MKNRKLIRQTDILLTPMLILMILIIGWPLVQTFIISFTDTNLLGNEGHAVGLKNFINGLRNIDFLASLKVSGIFALVNVTLEILLGTAVALLLNQPLKGVKWVRGLLILPWAVPTVVNAIMWRLIYNPEYGAMNSLLYQLKIIKNYTSWLGDANKALFCIMFADLWKNFSLVSLIVLAALQTLSKDQIEAAVIDGTNAWQRFTAVTLPHIIPSIQVALVLRIIEAIKVFDIIYVMTKGGPANKTRSASIFIYQEAFTDSRLGSGAALAIIMVCLIMIFIFAYLRILLPKKYTKNTARGDV; this is encoded by the coding sequence ATGAAAAACCGGAAGCTCATACGACAGACCGATATTTTGCTCACGCCGATGCTCATCCTGATGATTTTAATCATCGGCTGGCCGCTCGTTCAAACTTTCATCATAAGTTTTACCGATACCAATCTTTTAGGAAATGAGGGGCATGCGGTCGGTTTAAAAAATTTTATAAACGGATTGCGCAATATCGATTTTCTTGCATCGTTGAAAGTTTCCGGCATTTTTGCGTTAGTGAACGTCACTTTGGAAATTCTTCTCGGTACGGCGGTCGCTTTATTGTTGAATCAGCCGCTCAAGGGTGTAAAATGGGTCAGAGGCCTTTTGATTCTCCCTTGGGCGGTACCGACCGTCGTAAATGCAATCATGTGGCGTCTCATTTACAACCCCGAATACGGCGCGATGAATTCGCTGCTGTATCAGCTTAAAATAATAAAAAATTATACCAGCTGGCTCGGCGATGCAAATAAAGCGTTGTTTTGCATTATGTTTGCGGATCTTTGGAAAAATTTTTCATTGGTATCGCTGATCGTACTTGCCGCTCTGCAAACCCTATCAAAAGATCAAATAGAAGCGGCCGTTATAGACGGAACGAATGCATGGCAGCGCTTTACCGCAGTTACTTTGCCGCATATCATCCCGTCAATTCAAGTCGCGCTGGTATTGCGCATAATCGAAGCGATTAAAGTATTCGATATTATTTATGTTATGACAAAAGGCGGACCTGCAAACAAAACGAGATCCGCAAGTATTTTCATATATCAGGAAGCATTTACCGATTCCCGGCTCGGTTCGGGAGCGGCGCTTGCCATAATTATGGTATGCCTGATTATGATTTTTATCTTCGCGTATTTGCGGATTTTGCTTCCGAAAAAATATACGAAAAACACAGCGCGGGGCGATGTATGA
- a CDS encoding EamA family transporter translates to MWLPFAVCSAVFAALTSIFAKIGIEGVNSNLATAIRTFVVLAMAWLMVFVTHEQSGIAAISKKSWIFLILSGLATGASWLCYYRALQTGDASKVVPVDKMSVVITLVLAFIFLHEKFSVKSIVGALLLTAGTLVMVL, encoded by the coding sequence ATGTGGCTGCCCTTTGCCGTCTGTTCCGCAGTGTTCGCCGCGCTCACTTCGATCTTCGCAAAAATCGGAATCGAAGGAGTCAATTCGAATCTGGCAACTGCGATCCGAACTTTTGTCGTACTCGCGATGGCGTGGCTTATGGTTTTCGTCACACACGAGCAAAGCGGCATCGCAGCGATTTCAAAAAAGAGCTGGATTTTTTTAATTCTGTCGGGACTCGCTACCGGCGCATCGTGGCTTTGCTACTACCGCGCGCTGCAGACGGGAGACGCATCGAAGGTCGTTCCCGTCGACAAGATGAGCGTCGTGATCACGCTCGTCCTTGCGTTTATTTTTCTGCACGAAAAATTTTCGGTAAAATCGATCGTCGGTGCGCTCCTCCTTACGGCGGGTACGCTCGTCATGGTGTTGTAA
- a CDS encoding MurR/RpiR family transcriptional regulator: protein MNDIRSMLPVFSETERKFAEYVLRENELIYKSITMATEESGVGYGTIIRFCQKLKCKGFQDFKIKLALEPSQKESDTPPDEDSFLASVCKDIRTVNEAIEPAVFERAVKILVPAKKILVIGSGGSYAQAWDLCYRLMRIGFDVAVEGDSHLQAIRASTLNAGDVLIAVSFSGSTKGILNAVRQGKKTKAAVIAVTNYERSPLGAAADLTFCLKLRSQVLDAEIGSKIPVSFLIEVLCNRLFKSVPNAAHALNLTAHSVSSELF from the coding sequence TTGAACGATATCCGCTCAATGCTTCCCGTTTTCAGCGAAACCGAACGGAAATTTGCAGAATATGTTTTGCGGGAAAACGAGCTCATTTATAAATCGATAACGATGGCAACCGAAGAAAGCGGCGTCGGTTACGGAACGATAATCCGATTTTGCCAAAAGCTTAAATGCAAGGGATTTCAGGACTTTAAAATAAAGCTTGCTCTCGAGCCGTCGCAAAAAGAAAGCGACACGCCGCCGGACGAAGACAGTTTTCTTGCCTCCGTTTGCAAAGATATCCGGACGGTAAACGAGGCAATAGAGCCGGCCGTTTTCGAGCGGGCGGTAAAGATTTTGGTTCCTGCAAAAAAAATACTTGTCATCGGAAGCGGCGGCTCTTATGCTCAAGCGTGGGACTTATGTTATCGGCTTATGCGGATCGGCTTTGACGTCGCGGTTGAAGGAGATTCTCATTTGCAGGCGATTCGCGCTTCAACGCTGAATGCGGGTGACGTTTTAATTGCGGTTTCTTTTTCGGGAAGTACAAAGGGAATTTTAAACGCCGTCCGGCAGGGAAAAAAAACGAAAGCTGCCGTTATCGCCGTTACCAATTACGAACGTTCTCCGCTGGGAGCCGCCGCGGATCTGACTTTTTGCCTTAAACTGCGCTCCCAAGTCCTCGACGCCGAAATCGGAAGTAAAATTCCCGTGTCGTTTTTAATAGAAGTATTATGCAACAGATTGTTTAAAAGTGTGCCGAATGCGGCTCATGCTTTGAACTTAACGGCACACAGCGTATCGTCGGAATTGTTTTAA
- a CDS encoding SIS domain-containing protein, translated as MSKFYDEIVQIPEALHRVVDYYRAEGLKKLTDWQKLVSEHSALSFLGMGTSEFSIYSALPKFEQNGLPISVRDAGEYLYYGVQKQNEKTLSILTSQSGESVEIRKLIEAGRIGSSMVGITNDTESILGKSARLVFPLFGGEEASISAKTYTNTLAVLNFMGETLAKKQVPSASFFDTLDKGADSLLSVSDEEIQEAVHHLLPGDAIAFVGRGPAYTCARQSALTFMEGTHCLSSPFTGGAFRHGPFESVGKLFSIVIYCAKGKTSAFSWKLASDSAEHGAKVLVITDDTPSVSHKSIKVLKIGSVFSGDETLFPLAVSGIHPRIIHFLAAARGLEAGIFNYGGKITVTE; from the coding sequence ATGAGCAAATTTTATGATGAAATTGTACAAATACCCGAAGCGCTTCACCGCGTCGTCGATTATTATCGAGCGGAAGGACTTAAAAAGCTTACGGATTGGCAAAAGCTTGTAAGCGAACATTCGGCATTGAGTTTTCTCGGAATGGGTACTTCCGAATTTTCAATTTACAGCGCGCTGCCGAAATTCGAACAGAACGGGCTTCCGATTTCCGTCCGCGATGCCGGCGAATATTTGTATTACGGAGTACAAAAACAAAACGAAAAAACGCTGTCGATTTTAACCAGCCAATCGGGTGAAAGCGTTGAAATCCGAAAATTGATCGAAGCGGGACGCATCGGTTCGTCTATGGTAGGAATCACAAACGATACCGAAAGCATTTTGGGTAAAAGTGCCCGACTCGTTTTTCCATTGTTCGGAGGAGAAGAGGCGAGCATTTCGGCAAAAACATATACGAACACGCTTGCCGTATTGAATTTTATGGGCGAAACCCTCGCAAAAAAACAAGTGCCGTCAGCAAGCTTTTTCGACACGCTCGATAAAGGCGCCGATTCATTGCTTTCCGTTTCGGATGAAGAAATTCAGGAAGCCGTTCATCATCTGCTTCCGGGAGATGCGATCGCCTTTGTGGGGCGCGGTCCCGCGTACACCTGCGCAAGGCAATCGGCGCTCACTTTTATGGAAGGCACTCACTGTTTAAGTTCGCCCTTTACGGGCGGCGCATTTCGTCACGGGCCGTTCGAATCCGTCGGAAAATTATTTTCGATCGTGATTTATTGCGCCAAAGGAAAAACAAGCGCTTTTTCATGGAAGCTTGCTTCGGATTCGGCTGAACACGGTGCGAAAGTTTTGGTTATAACCGACGACACTCCGTCCGTATCGCATAAATCGATCAAAGTGTTGAAAATCGGCTCGGTGTTTTCCGGCGACGAAACTTTGTTTCCTTTAGCCGTTTCGGGCATTCATCCCAGGATCATTCACTTCCTCGCCGCCGCGCGCGGATTGGAAGCGGGGATTTTCAATTACGGCGGAAAAATCACCGTCACCGAATAA
- a CDS encoding SlyX family protein, producing MSTDIEIEKRIVALETKLVYLEDFVNQLQGVSVVHTKSIDGITAQCKAMSEKLRELADAAEEIPNRIPPHY from the coding sequence TTGTCTACGGATATTGAAATCGAAAAGCGCATCGTCGCGCTCGAAACGAAACTTGTCTATCTCGAAGATTTTGTAAATCAGCTGCAGGGCGTTTCCGTCGTTCACACGAAATCGATCGACGGGATTACGGCGCAGTGCAAAGCGATGTCGGAAAAACTGCGCGAATTGGCCGATGCGGCAGAAGAAATTCCCAACCGCATACCGCCGCATTATTAA
- a CDS encoding carbohydrate ABC transporter permease: protein MKQKRIIIVLEYAAIIALVVYIIAPFLWLVIMSISTAADLTEKPLKWIPAKPTFDSFKSLLVLTKNSRGEAFLFALRNSLRTSILTVSISLTATVPAAWVFSRYPGKKDFILRCAVFTFMLPPVAYALPLYRFLSNGGMLDKFWALSLVYCTIVLPFCVWLLKDAVDTIPFALEEAAILDGAGIFSRIFKVVMPLLLPSIGTVALLALIMAWDEYFYAMLFTNSKNALTLPVVISNLASGRQSNYNLIAAAGVLTSLPPVLVGMIFQKSLIKGLAVGGVKE from the coding sequence ATGAAACAAAAACGCATAATTATTGTTTTGGAATATGCGGCAATAATCGCATTGGTCGTGTATATCATAGCTCCGTTCCTCTGGCTCGTTATTATGTCGATAAGCACGGCTGCGGATTTGACGGAAAAACCGCTGAAATGGATACCCGCAAAACCGACATTCGATTCGTTTAAGAGTCTTCTTGTTTTAACAAAAAACAGCCGAGGCGAAGCGTTTTTATTCGCATTGCGGAACAGTTTACGCACTTCAATTCTTACGGTTTCCATTTCCCTTACAGCGACCGTTCCCGCAGCGTGGGTTTTTTCGCGTTATCCCGGAAAAAAGGATTTTATTCTTCGCTGCGCCGTTTTCACATTTATGCTGCCGCCCGTCGCATACGCTCTTCCTCTCTACCGCTTTTTAAGCAACGGCGGCATGCTCGATAAATTCTGGGCATTGTCTCTCGTATATTGCACGATCGTTTTGCCGTTTTGCGTATGGCTGCTTAAAGACGCCGTCGATACCATTCCCTTTGCGCTTGAAGAGGCGGCTATTTTGGACGGTGCGGGGATCTTTTCTCGTATATTCAAAGTTGTAATGCCGCTTTTACTGCCGTCGATCGGAACGGTCGCTCTGTTGGCGTTAATTATGGCATGGGACGAATATTTTTATGCCATGCTGTTTACAAACAGTAAAAATGCGCTTACCTTGCCCGTAGTCATATCGAATCTTGCGAGCGGCAGACAGTCCAATTACAATTTAATTGCAGCGGCGGGCGTTTTAACATCTTTGCCGCCGGTGCTCGTCGGCATGATTTTCCAAAAATCGCTTATCAAAGGACTCGCGGTCGGCGGAGTAAAAGAATAA